In Janibacter alkaliphilus, the following proteins share a genomic window:
- a CDS encoding EamA family transporter, whose amino-acid sequence MTITEQPGTQSDAAPGPSVAPQRTSRRDIGLMLTAATSTQAGAAWGSHAFGAIGPAGVVAVRQLIGALVLLPVTRPDVRSLTRGQWARVVVLAAMFAGMNLFLYAAVDRIGLGLAVTLEFLGPLSVALLGSRSARDLVTAAAAGLGVYVLVLPGPSSDYLGVAFGLLAAACWGGYILANRSVGASLPGVQGTALATAVSATAYLPVIVWLAVSGRFTLAALGLAVVAGVLSTIVPYTLDLLVLRRVPARVFGITMSAHPVAAALVGMILLGQMLAGHEWLGMAIIVAANVATATRRTRRVTQPGVTT is encoded by the coding sequence ATGACGATCACCGAGCAGCCGGGGACCCAGTCCGACGCCGCCCCCGGGCCGAGCGTGGCACCGCAGCGCACCTCCCGACGCGACATCGGGCTCATGCTCACCGCCGCGACGAGCACCCAGGCCGGCGCCGCCTGGGGCAGCCACGCCTTCGGCGCGATCGGACCGGCCGGCGTGGTCGCGGTCCGCCAGCTCATCGGCGCCCTGGTGCTGCTGCCGGTGACCCGGCCCGACGTCCGGTCGCTCACCCGCGGCCAGTGGGCCCGGGTGGTCGTCCTCGCGGCGATGTTCGCCGGGATGAACCTCTTCCTCTACGCCGCCGTCGACCGGATCGGGCTCGGCCTCGCGGTCACCCTGGAGTTCCTCGGACCCCTCTCGGTGGCCCTGCTCGGCTCCCGCTCCGCCCGCGACCTGGTCACCGCGGCGGCCGCCGGCCTCGGCGTCTACGTGCTCGTCCTGCCTGGCCCGAGCAGCGACTACCTCGGCGTGGCCTTCGGGCTGCTCGCGGCGGCCTGCTGGGGCGGCTACATCCTCGCCAACCGCTCGGTCGGAGCCAGCCTGCCCGGGGTGCAGGGCACCGCGCTGGCCACCGCGGTCTCGGCCACCGCCTACCTGCCGGTGATCGTCTGGCTCGCCGTCAGCGGCCGCTTCACCCTCGCCGCGCTCGGCCTCGCCGTCGTCGCCGGGGTGCTCTCGACGATCGTCCCCTACACCCTCGACCTGCTCGTGCTGCGCCGCGTGCCCGCCCGGGTCTTCGGCATCACGATGAGCGCCCACCCGGTGGCGGCCGCCCTGGTCGGCATGATCCTGCTCGGCCAGATGCTCGCCGGGCACGAGTGGCTCGGCATGGCGATCATCGTCGCCGCCAACGTCGCCACCGCCACCCGGCGCACCCGCCGGGTGACCCAGCCCGGCGTCACCACCTGA
- a CDS encoding dihydrolipoyl dehydrogenase family protein produces the protein MTESGPQGSQERDTDTYDVVVIGGGPAGENAAQYAIEGTGLTAVVVERELMGGECSYYACMPSKALLRPVQVADTAGNLPGIERPRLDVDAILARRDSWVSGYDDAGQVAWAEGIGVDVVRGAARLAGERTVAVTSPAGERTLTARRAVVLATGSDPVVPPEYATALPWGSRDATGVREIPERLAIIGGGVIACEAVTWMAALGSQVTLLVRDERLLPRTEPFAGEAVLASLRAKGVTVHLATSVTEVSRPHAEDTGLGRVHGGEVTLRTDAGADGRTGEEGDPAPGEIVADELLVAVGRRPALSTLGLDGVGLSADDVTGGRLPDWLLAVGDAAGEAPLTHWGKYRARVLAPAVAARPGQGPDAAPDVEGSGPAPFALDPEEVPVPQVVFTDPEVASVGMTEQEARDAGLDVVTATVPTGHVAGVALLRDHPTGKSRLVVDRQRRTLVGATFVGPEVAEIVHAATVAIVGQVPVHVLRHAVPSYPTGSEVWLRLLEALPVELRAAP, from the coding sequence ATGACGGAGAGCGGACCGCAGGGCAGCCAGGAGCGCGACACCGACACCTACGACGTCGTCGTCATCGGCGGCGGGCCAGCGGGGGAGAACGCCGCCCAGTACGCCATCGAGGGCACCGGCCTCACCGCGGTCGTCGTCGAGCGCGAGCTCATGGGCGGCGAGTGCTCCTACTACGCGTGCATGCCGAGCAAGGCGCTGCTGCGCCCGGTGCAGGTCGCGGACACCGCCGGCAACCTGCCCGGCATCGAACGCCCCCGGCTCGACGTCGACGCCATCCTCGCCCGCCGTGACTCCTGGGTCTCCGGCTACGACGACGCCGGCCAGGTCGCCTGGGCCGAGGGCATCGGCGTGGACGTCGTCCGTGGCGCCGCCCGCCTGGCCGGCGAGCGCACCGTGGCGGTGACCTCGCCGGCGGGCGAACGCACCCTCACCGCGCGCCGCGCCGTCGTGCTGGCCACCGGCAGCGACCCGGTCGTCCCGCCCGAGTACGCGACCGCCCTGCCGTGGGGCTCGCGCGACGCCACCGGGGTCCGTGAGATCCCCGAGCGCCTGGCGATCATCGGTGGCGGCGTCATCGCCTGCGAGGCCGTCACCTGGATGGCCGCGCTCGGCTCCCAGGTCACCCTGCTGGTGCGCGACGAGCGGCTGCTGCCGCGCACCGAGCCCTTCGCCGGGGAGGCGGTGCTGGCCTCCCTGCGGGCGAAGGGGGTCACCGTCCACCTCGCCACCAGCGTCACCGAGGTCTCCCGGCCCCACGCCGAGGACACCGGGCTCGGTCGGGTGCACGGCGGCGAGGTCACCCTGCGGACCGACGCCGGGGCGGACGGTCGAACGGGGGAGGAGGGCGATCCCGCACCGGGCGAGATCGTCGCCGACGAGCTGCTCGTGGCCGTCGGCCGCCGACCGGCGCTGTCCACGCTGGGCCTGGACGGCGTGGGCCTGTCCGCCGACGACGTCACCGGCGGCCGGCTGCCGGACTGGCTGCTCGCGGTCGGCGACGCCGCCGGCGAGGCGCCGCTGACCCACTGGGGCAAGTACCGCGCGCGGGTGCTCGCACCCGCCGTCGCGGCCAGGCCGGGCCAGGGTCCGGACGCAGCTCCGGATGTCGAGGGCTCCGGGCCGGCTCCCTTCGCCCTAGACCCGGAGGAGGTGCCGGTGCCGCAGGTGGTCTTCACCGACCCCGAGGTCGCCAGCGTCGGCATGACCGAGCAGGAGGCCCGCGACGCCGGTCTCGACGTCGTCACCGCCACCGTGCCCACCGGGCACGTCGCCGGGGTCGCGCTGCTGCGCGACCACCCCACCGGGAAGTCGCGGCTGGTCGTCGACCGGCAGCGCCGCACCCTCGTCGGGGCCACCTTCGTCGGGCCGGAGGTGGCCGAGATCGTCCATGCCGCGACCGTCGCCATCGTCGGCCAGGTGCCGGTGCACGTGCTGCGGCACGCCGTCCCCAGCTATCCCACGGGCAGCGAGGTGTGGCTGCGCCTGCTCGAGGCGCTGCCCGTGGAGCTGCGCGCCGCTCCGTGA
- a CDS encoding IS3 family transposase (programmed frameshift): MALMGAKRKSYTPQYRRDAARLVIDSGRTISAVAAQIGVGEQVLGRWVARERARMDQPPEAVDLDERAELERLRAENAQLRMDREFLKKSSGLLRGGGGVGADAAFAVIHAEKACAEGVRSTVGDMCELLGVSRSGYYDWLARQAAGPGPREQRLRDLAAKVVSAHQDSDGVYGAPRITAQLRAAGEVVTRKTVAKVMRANGIEGISPRAWRPATTVTGAAPHRIPDLVQRRFDQGELNRVWTSDITYLATGQGWLYLCAVRDGCSRRVLGYAFSDSLHTDLVEDALRRAVTFRDGRTAGVILHADRGCQYTSDQLERAARALDVRLSAGRTGVCWDNAQNESFWSTLKTEHYHRHEFTTRAAAIHSVTHWIETVYNRRRRHTALGNISPVAFEHGLTTAAPAA; encoded by the exons ATGGCCCTTATGGGTGCGAAGAGGAAGAGCTACACCCCGCAGTACCGGCGTGATGCTGCGCGTCTGGTGATCGACTCGGGCCGCACGATCTCGGCGGTGGCTGCGCAGATCGGTGTGGGTGAGCAGGTGCTGGGTCGGTGGGTGGCCAGGGAGCGTGCGCGGATGGATCAGCCGCCGGAGGCGGTGGATCTCGACGAGCGTGCCGAGCTGGAGCGGTTGCGCGCGGAGAATGCTCAGCTGCGGATGGATCGGGAGTTCCTGA AAAAAAGCAGCGGCCTTCTTCGTGGCGGAGGGGGCGTCGGAGCAGACGCCGCGTTCGCAGTGATTCACGCGGAGAAGGCCTGCGCCGAGGGTGTGCGGTCCACGGTCGGTGACATGTGCGAGCTGCTGGGGGTGTCGCGGTCGGGCTACTACGACTGGCTCGCCCGCCAGGCGGCTGGGCCGGGGCCGCGTGAGCAGCGGTTGCGGGATCTGGCCGCGAAGGTGGTGAGCGCGCACCAGGACTCCGACGGGGTGTACGGCGCGCCCCGGATCACCGCGCAGCTGCGGGCGGCGGGTGAGGTCGTGACCCGCAAGACGGTCGCGAAGGTGATGCGCGCGAACGGGATCGAGGGCATCAGCCCGCGCGCGTGGCGGCCGGCGACCACGGTCACCGGTGCGGCGCCGCACCGCATCCCGGACCTGGTCCAGCGCCGCTTCGACCAGGGCGAGCTGAACCGGGTGTGGACCTCGGACATCACCTACCTGGCCACCGGTCAGGGCTGGCTGTACCTGTGCGCGGTCCGGGACGGCTGCTCCCGGCGCGTGCTCGGGTACGCCTTCAGCGACAGCCTGCACACCGACCTCGTCGAGGACGCGCTGCGGCGGGCGGTCACCTTCCGTGACGGCCGCACGGCCGGGGTGATCCTGCACGCCGACCGCGGCTGCCAGTACACCTCCGACCAGCTCGAGCGCGCCGCCCGCGCCCTGGACGTGCGACTCAGCGCCGGACGTACCGGCGTGTGCTGGGACAACGCCCAGAACGAGAGCTTCTGGTCCACCCTCAAGACCGAGCACTACCACCGCCACGAGTTCACCACCCGAGCCGCCGCGATCCACAGCGTGACCCACTGGATCGAGACCGTGTACAACCGCCGACGACGCCACACCGCCCTCGGCAACATCAGCCCCGTAGCCTTCGAGCACGGACTCACCACGGCGGCACCAGCCGCCTAA
- a CDS encoding CE1759 family FMN reductase, which yields MTVLTVVSAGLRDPSSTRLLADRIAVAAERELVATAHGIPAAGPVDGAAPAVEPVEVRHVEMRRHAHAIANALLTGFPSGELAQALADVADADALVLVTPTFQASFSGLFKSFVDLIEPDAVRGTPVLLAATGGSERHSLVIEHALRPLAAYLGMSAVPTGVYAATADFGGEGTAALTTRIDRAARELRALTAPAAARPAGTHGEGPGQPDPSPVTPFAELLRSVGQ from the coding sequence ATGACCGTCCTCACCGTCGTCAGCGCCGGGCTGCGCGACCCCTCCTCCACCCGGCTGCTCGCCGACCGCATCGCGGTCGCGGCCGAGCGTGAGCTCGTCGCCACCGCGCACGGCATCCCGGCCGCCGGGCCGGTCGACGGGGCCGCGCCGGCTGTCGAGCCGGTCGAGGTCCGGCACGTCGAGATGCGTCGGCACGCTCACGCCATCGCCAACGCGCTGCTCACCGGCTTCCCCTCGGGCGAGCTCGCCCAGGCCCTCGCGGACGTCGCCGACGCCGACGCCCTGGTGCTGGTCACCCCGACCTTCCAGGCGTCCTTCTCCGGCCTCTTCAAGTCGTTCGTCGACCTCATCGAGCCGGACGCGGTGCGCGGCACCCCGGTGCTGCTCGCCGCGACCGGCGGGTCCGAGCGGCACTCGCTGGTCATCGAGCACGCGCTGCGGCCGCTGGCCGCCTATCTCGGGATGTCCGCGGTGCCGACCGGCGTCTACGCGGCGACCGCCGACTTCGGCGGCGAGGGCACCGCGGCGCTGACCACCCGGATCGACCGAGCCGCCCGCGAGCTGCGCGCGCTGACCGCCCCGGCGGCCGCACGGCCCGCGGGCACCCACGGGGAGGGGCCGGGCCAGCCCGACCCCTCCCCGGTCACGCCCTTCGCCGAGCTGCTGCGCTCGGTCGGGCAGTGA
- a CDS encoding alpha/beta hydrolase, giving the protein MAANPYADFLPADRRAAAAREPRSTWWEWRGHRVHIARATDAQAAARVMVVHGAGGYSRALWPVAALLADEGLDVAAVDLPLYGRTSSPAPESVRYDDWVRLLVDLVDAEDDGRPLILFGASIGGLLALEVAARSARVAVVAATCLLDPADRRARARMTRFGPLGVLGRPVSHLARGRIASLSIPMRWVADLPVMGRDPQLGALCARDPLGGGAKVPLGFLASYMLYQHTPPEQVRTPVVLLHPAEDQWTPAELSVRVLRRLGSPGRLVMLRECGHFPVEEPGLTELITSVLGVAEDLRERSAGEPRPPTTT; this is encoded by the coding sequence GTGGCCGCCAACCCCTACGCCGACTTCCTGCCCGCCGACCGGCGCGCAGCCGCTGCCCGAGAGCCACGCAGCACCTGGTGGGAGTGGCGCGGGCACCGCGTGCACATCGCCCGAGCGACCGATGCGCAGGCTGCGGCCAGGGTGATGGTGGTCCACGGGGCAGGCGGCTACAGCCGTGCACTCTGGCCGGTGGCAGCGCTTCTGGCGGACGAGGGTCTGGATGTCGCGGCCGTCGACCTCCCGCTCTACGGCCGCACCAGCTCTCCTGCACCGGAGTCGGTGCGGTACGACGACTGGGTGCGACTGCTGGTCGATCTCGTCGACGCGGAGGACGACGGCAGACCGCTGATCCTCTTCGGCGCGAGCATCGGGGGCCTGCTCGCCCTGGAGGTCGCGGCGCGTTCCGCCCGCGTCGCCGTGGTCGCCGCCACCTGCTTGCTCGATCCCGCCGACCGGCGGGCGCGAGCCCGCATGACCCGCTTCGGACCTCTGGGAGTCCTCGGTCGTCCCGTGTCGCACCTGGCGCGAGGCAGGATCGCCAGTCTGTCGATCCCCATGCGATGGGTCGCCGACCTGCCCGTGATGGGCCGAGACCCTCAGCTGGGAGCGCTCTGCGCGCGTGACCCTCTCGGCGGCGGGGCGAAGGTTCCTCTCGGCTTCCTGGCCTCGTACATGCTCTACCAGCACACCCCGCCGGAGCAGGTCCGGACGCCGGTCGTCCTGCTGCACCCCGCTGAGGACCAGTGGACCCCGGCCGAGCTCAGCGTCCGCGTCCTCCGACGGCTGGGGTCGCCGGGGCGGCTCGTCATGTTGCGGGAGTGCGGGCACTTCCCGGTGGAGGAGCCGGGTCTGACGGAGCTGATCACCAGCGTGCTCGGGGTCGCGGAAGATCTGCGCGAGCGGAGCGCAGGGGAGCCCCGGCCGCCGACCACGACCTGA
- a CDS encoding winged helix-turn-helix transcriptional regulator, with the protein MTTPPRPPAPTAECSVVEDVMGILGRAWAGAVLEAMLAGHERFTEISRAVGGATDGVLSTRLKELCARGLAERVVEPGPPTSVRYLLTEAGRDVAPVLAAVRAYGAAHPEVVRADP; encoded by the coding sequence ATGACCACCCCGCCCCGCCCGCCTGCGCCGACTGCCGAGTGCTCGGTCGTCGAGGACGTCATGGGCATCCTCGGGCGTGCATGGGCCGGAGCGGTGCTCGAGGCGATGCTTGCCGGGCACGAGCGCTTCACCGAGATCTCCCGGGCCGTCGGCGGAGCCACCGACGGGGTGCTCTCCACCCGGCTCAAGGAGCTCTGCGCCCGTGGGCTGGCCGAACGGGTGGTCGAGCCCGGCCCGCCGACGAGCGTGCGCTACCTGCTCACCGAGGCCGGTCGCGACGTCGCGCCCGTGCTGGCTGCGGTGCGTGCCTACGGCGCGGCCCACCCGGAGGTCGTCCGGGCCGATCCCTAG
- a CDS encoding pirin family protein produces the protein MSTTQILSGREVPLGGLRAITVRRTLPHRERSFVGAWCFVDHYGPQEVAADGAGGMDVPPHPHTGLQTVSWLFEGEIEHRDSGGVVGGVRPGEVNLMTAGAGICHSEVTTADTSVLHGVQLWVALPDADRETVRGFEHHAPERTPLPKGDDGQDTGSALVFLGSIPGVATSPVTTFTPLLGAQLDLAPGADLSLPLDPTYEHAVLLDHGAVGVDGTELAFGDLACADPGPERMHLVAGPEGARVVLLGGVPFEEEIVMWWNFVGRSHEEVVAYREEWQARGERFGAVEGYVGETERIPAPELPHVRLRPRNRAGRVGG, from the coding sequence GTGAGCACGACCCAGATCCTCAGCGGGCGCGAGGTGCCGCTCGGCGGGCTGCGCGCGATCACCGTCCGCCGGACCCTGCCGCACCGGGAGCGCTCCTTCGTCGGCGCGTGGTGCTTCGTCGACCACTACGGCCCGCAGGAGGTCGCCGCCGACGGCGCCGGCGGCATGGACGTCCCGCCCCACCCGCACACCGGTCTGCAGACCGTCTCCTGGCTCTTCGAGGGCGAGATCGAGCACCGCGACTCCGGCGGCGTCGTCGGTGGTGTGCGCCCCGGCGAGGTCAACCTCATGACCGCCGGCGCCGGGATCTGCCACTCCGAGGTGACCACCGCCGACACCAGCGTGCTGCACGGGGTCCAGCTGTGGGTGGCCCTGCCGGACGCCGACCGGGAGACCGTCCGGGGCTTCGAGCACCACGCCCCGGAGCGCACCCCGCTCCCGAAGGGCGATGACGGGCAGGACACCGGCAGCGCCCTCGTCTTCCTCGGGTCGATCCCCGGCGTCGCCACCTCGCCGGTGACCACCTTCACCCCGCTGCTCGGCGCCCAGCTCGACCTGGCGCCCGGCGCCGACCTGTCGCTCCCGCTCGACCCGACCTACGAGCACGCCGTGCTGCTCGACCACGGCGCGGTGGGCGTCGACGGCACCGAGCTCGCCTTCGGCGACCTCGCCTGCGCCGACCCGGGCCCGGAGAGGATGCACCTGGTCGCCGGACCCGAGGGCGCCCGGGTCGTGCTGCTCGGCGGCGTCCCCTTCGAGGAGGAGATCGTCATGTGGTGGAACTTCGTCGGCCGCAGCCACGAGGAGGTCGTCGCCTACCGCGAGGAGTGGCAGGCGCGCGGCGAGCGCTTCGGCGCCGTCGAGGGCTATGTCGGCGAGACCGAGCGGATCCCCGCGCCCGAGCTGCCGCACGTGCGGCTGCGACCCCGCAACCGGGCCGGTCGCGTCGGCGGCTGA
- a CDS encoding GNAT family N-acetyltransferase: MSDVTVTNVPEKKRWEAHVDGELAGFAEYQRTDELVVFTHTEVDGAYEGQGVGGALARHALDEVRAEGTHKVLPICRFIKAWIDRHPDYASLQYGARSQVTD, from the coding sequence ATGAGCGACGTCACCGTCACCAACGTCCCCGAGAAGAAGCGCTGGGAGGCGCACGTCGACGGCGAGCTCGCCGGCTTCGCCGAGTACCAGCGCACCGACGAGCTCGTCGTCTTCACCCACACCGAGGTGGACGGCGCCTACGAGGGCCAGGGTGTCGGTGGCGCGCTGGCCCGGCACGCCCTGGACGAGGTGCGCGCGGAGGGCACCCACAAGGTGCTGCCGATCTGCCGCTTCATCAAGGCGTGGATCGACCGGCACCCGGACTACGCCTCGCTGCAGTACGGGGCCCGCTCGCAGGTCACCGACTGA
- a CDS encoding type II 3-dehydroquinate dehydratase gives MPTTVWVLNGPNLGRLGRRQPEIYGRTTYAELVELCRAWGEELGLAVETRQTNHEGELLDWLNEAADAQIPVVLNAAAWTHSSMALYDACAQLTAPLVEVHISDPTQRPEAFRHTSYVEPYATRTIAGQGIEGYRLALESLVSR, from the coding sequence ATGCCGACGACCGTGTGGGTGCTCAACGGCCCGAACCTGGGCCGGCTCGGTCGCCGGCAGCCGGAGATCTACGGGCGGACCACCTACGCCGAGCTCGTCGAGCTCTGCCGCGCCTGGGGCGAGGAGCTGGGCCTGGCCGTCGAGACCCGGCAGACCAACCACGAGGGCGAGCTGCTCGACTGGCTCAACGAGGCCGCCGACGCGCAGATCCCGGTCGTGCTCAACGCGGCCGCGTGGACGCACTCCTCGATGGCGCTCTACGACGCCTGTGCGCAGCTGACCGCGCCGCTGGTCGAGGTGCACATCTCCGACCCCACGCAACGGCCGGAGGCCTTCCGGCACACCTCGTACGTCGAGCCGTACGCCACCCGGACCATCGCTGGGCAGGGCATCGAGGGCTACCGGCTCGCGCTGGAGTCGCTCGTCAGTCGGTGA
- a CDS encoding OFA family MFS transporter encodes MSVLSLLDRRHTIAPHGYNRWLIPPAALAIHLCIGQAYATSVYKTSLVEHFDSSLTSVGLIFSIAIVMLGLSAAVLGTWVDRQGPRKAMFVAACCWSLGFLVGALGIATEQLWLVYLGYGVIGGIGLGIGYISPVSTLIKWFPDRPGLATGMAIMGFGGGAMVAAPLSRQLLAAYDPAYDPSDSGSLADGGSLTLLFVTLGVLYFLVMMIGVANVRVPYDGWAPDGFDPSSAPKKQMVTDAHVSAANAIKTPQFWLVWVVLFCNVTAGIGILEQASPMIQDFFRGEDGTSSVTVAAAGGFVGLLSLFNMAGRFVWSSTSDAIGRKPIYMLYLGMGIVLYLALALVGSTAVALFVLFSAIIISFYGGGFATVPAYLRDLFGTFQVGAIHGRLLTAWSAAGVAGPLIINSFLDAQGGAGGLDASAYRPALLTMVGVLAVGLVANLLVRPVAERFHESGDVQVLPSEDEAVAGGEGVGASGGAVRVVLSWAVVLGLLGYGVVMTLITALRLFQ; translated from the coding sequence ATGTCGGTGCTCTCCCTGCTCGACCGTCGCCACACCATCGCCCCGCACGGGTACAACCGGTGGCTCATCCCGCCTGCCGCGCTCGCGATCCACCTGTGCATCGGCCAGGCCTACGCCACCAGCGTCTACAAGACCTCGCTCGTCGAGCACTTCGACAGCTCGCTGACCTCGGTGGGCCTGATCTTCTCCATCGCCATCGTCATGCTCGGCCTATCGGCGGCGGTGCTCGGCACCTGGGTCGACCGGCAGGGGCCACGGAAGGCGATGTTCGTCGCCGCCTGCTGCTGGTCCCTCGGCTTCCTCGTCGGCGCGCTCGGCATCGCCACCGAGCAGCTCTGGCTCGTCTACCTCGGCTACGGCGTCATCGGCGGCATCGGGCTGGGGATCGGCTACATCTCCCCGGTCTCGACGCTCATCAAGTGGTTCCCCGACCGCCCGGGGCTGGCGACCGGCATGGCGATCATGGGGTTCGGCGGCGGTGCGATGGTCGCCGCCCCGCTCTCCCGCCAGCTGCTCGCCGCCTACGACCCCGCCTACGACCCCTCGGACAGCGGGTCGCTGGCCGACGGAGGCTCGCTGACCCTGCTCTTCGTCACCCTGGGCGTCCTCTACTTCCTCGTCATGATGATCGGGGTGGCCAACGTCCGGGTGCCCTACGACGGCTGGGCGCCGGACGGCTTCGACCCCTCGTCCGCGCCGAAGAAGCAGATGGTCACCGACGCGCACGTCTCGGCGGCCAACGCCATCAAGACCCCGCAGTTCTGGCTCGTCTGGGTCGTCCTCTTCTGCAACGTCACCGCCGGCATCGGTATCCTCGAGCAGGCCAGCCCGATGATCCAGGACTTCTTCCGCGGCGAGGACGGCACCTCGAGCGTGACCGTCGCGGCCGCGGGCGGGTTCGTCGGTCTGCTGTCCCTCTTCAACATGGCCGGCCGCTTCGTGTGGTCCTCGACCTCGGACGCGATCGGGCGCAAGCCGATCTACATGCTCTACCTCGGCATGGGCATCGTGCTCTACCTCGCGCTGGCGCTCGTCGGCAGCACAGCGGTGGCCCTCTTCGTCCTCTTCTCGGCGATCATCATCAGCTTCTACGGCGGCGGTTTCGCCACCGTGCCGGCCTACCTGCGGGACCTCTTCGGCACCTTCCAGGTGGGGGCGATCCACGGTCGGCTGCTCACCGCCTGGTCCGCCGCCGGCGTCGCGGGGCCGCTGATCATCAACAGCTTCCTCGACGCGCAGGGTGGTGCCGGCGGGCTCGACGCCAGCGCCTACCGCCCGGCCCTGCTGACCATGGTCGGTGTGCTGGCGGTCGGGCTCGTGGCCAACCTGCTGGTGCGGCCGGTCGCCGAGCGCTTCCACGAGAGCGGCGACGTCCAGGTGCTGCCGAGCGAGGACGAGGCCGTCGCCGGCGGCGAAGGGGTCGGCGCGTCCGGCGGCGCCGTGCGGGTGGTCCTGTCGTGGGCGGTGGTGCTGGGGCTGCTCGGCTACGGCGTCGTCATGACCCTGATCACCGCGCTGCGTCTCTTCCAGTGA
- a CDS encoding SDR family oxidoreductase: MTTNQGTDRSTTPTGQPRTGRPLADRVAVVAGATRGAGRGVAVALGEAGATVWCTGRSTAGHRSDYDRPETVEETAELVTAAGGTGVVAVTDHTDDGDVRDLFARVEAEHGGLDILVTSLGGEHRHGEWDRPVWEQDVSTGRQILRGTLEAHLLTATHGLGLLHRRPGGLHVGLTDGDAAYNDGHYRINAYVDLVKTGITRLARSFGEELAPHGGTALAVSPGWLRSEMMLDGFGVTEETWQQAWVGPEAKGPPSFAVSESPRFVGRCIAAVAADPDRSRWNQRSTTSEELGRVYGVTDVDGSQPRAWSYIVALGSGEEVDVSDYR, encoded by the coding sequence ATGACGACGAACCAGGGCACCGACCGCTCCACGACCCCGACCGGTCAGCCACGGACCGGGCGTCCCCTCGCCGACCGGGTCGCGGTCGTCGCCGGGGCCACCCGGGGAGCCGGCCGTGGCGTCGCCGTCGCCCTCGGCGAGGCCGGCGCGACCGTCTGGTGCACCGGGCGCTCGACCGCCGGTCACCGGTCCGACTACGACCGCCCGGAGACGGTCGAGGAGACCGCCGAGCTCGTCACCGCCGCCGGCGGCACCGGGGTCGTCGCCGTGACCGACCACACCGACGACGGGGACGTCCGCGACCTCTTCGCCCGGGTCGAGGCCGAGCACGGCGGGCTCGACATCCTCGTCACCAGCCTCGGCGGCGAGCACCGCCACGGGGAGTGGGACCGGCCGGTGTGGGAGCAGGACGTGAGCACCGGACGGCAGATCCTGCGCGGCACCCTGGAGGCGCACCTGCTCACCGCCACCCACGGCCTCGGCCTGCTGCACCGCCGACCCGGCGGACTGCACGTCGGGCTCACCGACGGCGACGCCGCCTACAACGACGGGCACTACCGGATCAACGCCTACGTCGACCTCGTCAAGACGGGCATCACCCGGCTGGCCCGCTCCTTCGGCGAGGAGCTCGCGCCGCACGGCGGGACGGCGCTGGCGGTCAGCCCCGGCTGGTTGCGCTCGGAGATGATGCTCGACGGCTTCGGCGTCACCGAGGAGACCTGGCAGCAGGCCTGGGTCGGTCCGGAGGCGAAGGGGCCGCCCTCCTTCGCCGTCTCGGAGTCCCCGCGTTTTGTCGGGCGCTGCATCGCCGCGGTCGCCGCCGACCCGGACCGGTCCCGGTGGAACCAGCGGTCGACGACCTCCGAGGAGCTCGGGCGGGTCTACGGGGTGACCGACGTCGACGGCTCGCAACCCAGGGCCTGGTCGTACATCGTCGCCCTGGGATCGGGGGAGGAGGTGGACGTGAGCGACTACCGCTGA
- a CDS encoding YybH family protein yields the protein MTRTSLPPDGDIPLATSPEQQPHAFAAAFNTGDPEMIERVYEQAGVLVSSPGWPTTGAARRDANGQLAALGCPIEVRPRHVYVADDIALLIVDWTIEGTTPDGEEIRVSGTATDVARRGTDGVWRYVIDNPFGTATHGP from the coding sequence ATGACACGGACCAGCCTCCCACCCGACGGTGACATCCCCCTGGCGACGAGCCCGGAGCAGCAGCCGCACGCCTTCGCCGCCGCGTTCAACACCGGCGACCCCGAGATGATCGAGCGCGTCTACGAGCAGGCGGGAGTGCTCGTCAGCAGCCCCGGCTGGCCGACCACGGGAGCTGCCCGTCGTGACGCGAACGGACAGCTGGCGGCGCTCGGCTGCCCGATCGAGGTCAGACCCCGCCACGTGTACGTCGCCGACGACATCGCCCTGCTCATCGTCGACTGGACGATCGAGGGCACCACCCCGGACGGCGAGGAGATCCGCGTCTCGGGCACGGCCACCGACGTCGCCCGTCGCGGCACCGACGGCGTCTGGCGCTACGTCATCGACAACCCCTTCGGGACGGCCACGCACGGACCCTGA